A single candidate division WOR-3 bacterium DNA region contains:
- a CDS encoding HEAT repeat domain-containing protein — MIVMFIVSLVCVLDFDILYDQATTGLVNYQALKDSAVATFVALGRDSSTGDTVVSFLVSKFDTKSAAGRHTLKNILTEIGEVAIEEIVLHLDNRGSDAEARALKQCLWVLGEIGGEQIVAPVARFINDTEWSVRSGAFTALGKSVSRTALPYVCEGLNDTVAPVRKSAYCALAEIATEREVADLVEGLDDPFYGVRYAALSGLRRVGCGLSCLGHLRADDLKDYFSLSLITASDTIPGFDDLIWSSPPSIRKAIYGRLSKEEMLVVLKREDHPLLIKYLQKRIAETDSTEQ; from the coding sequence ATGATTGTAATGTTCATTGTAAGTCTGGTGTGCGTTTTGGATTTTGACATACTGTACGACCAGGCTACGACCGGATTGGTCAACTACCAGGCGTTAAAGGACTCGGCGGTTGCGACATTTGTTGCACTGGGTCGAGATTCTTCAACAGGCGATACAGTGGTTAGTTTTCTTGTTTCAAAATTCGATACAAAGTCTGCGGCAGGGCGGCATACGCTGAAGAATATTCTCACCGAGATTGGAGAAGTTGCGATAGAGGAGATTGTCCTTCATCTTGATAACCGCGGGAGCGACGCAGAAGCACGCGCTCTCAAACAATGCCTCTGGGTTTTGGGTGAAATCGGCGGAGAGCAGATAGTGGCGCCTGTTGCGCGCTTCATCAATGATACTGAGTGGTCGGTTCGCTCGGGAGCATTCACGGCGCTCGGTAAGTCAGTTTCACGCACGGCATTGCCCTACGTCTGTGAGGGTTTGAATGACACCGTTGCGCCGGTAAGGAAATCGGCTTATTGTGCCCTCGCTGAGATCGCCACGGAGCGCGAAGTGGCAGACCTGGTTGAGGGTTTAGATGACCCTTTTTATGGGGTTCGCTACGCCGCCCTTTCCGGTCTCCGCAGAGTCGGTTGCGGGTTGTCTTGTCTTGGACATCTTCGGGCGGATGACCTGAAAGACTATTTTTCGCTGTCATTAATAACCGCTAGTGATACGATCCCTGGATTCGATGATTTGATCTGGTCGTCACCACCGTCAATTCGCAAGGCTATATATGGAAGATTATCGAAAGAAGAGATGTTGGTCGTACTAAAAAGGGAAGATCATCCCCTTCTCATCAAGTATCTCCAAAAGAGGATTGCCGAAACAGATAGTACAGAGCAGTAA
- a CDS encoding PhzF family phenazine biosynthesis protein, giving the protein MPGWIKVKKYSTFTALPYGGNPAWVVLAPEEMTDQDMLALASDLNPISDTAFVFPESTAEADMSLRFFNGKNEINFSSHAAIATYFALSGEGLLTLKDPETIIKQRTKTGINSVELRVEGEKIKRAAITLAKPTYLDLEINSTLVSRFLGLAAEDITATGLSMDVISTGFYDLVIPLRSLKDMRNIKPNFSLMDSYCVRLGISGVIVFCLQKFDVESTAFMRHFTPSIGVNENSISGLAAGTLGCYLIKHKLVDDTNFSRMIIEQGHLQQKQGKVYVHIETTRGQIYRVKIGGNAVLTCTGYIIAPS; this is encoded by the coding sequence ATGCCAGGCTGGATTAAGGTAAAGAAATATAGTACGTTTACTGCATTACCTTATGGTGGAAATCCAGCTTGGGTTGTACTGGCGCCTGAGGAAATGACTGACCAGGATATGCTGGCGCTTGCCTCGGACCTCAATCCGATTTCCGATACTGCATTTGTTTTTCCCGAATCGACTGCCGAAGCAGATATGTCCCTGCGTTTTTTTAACGGCAAGAACGAGATCAACTTCTCAAGCCATGCAGCAATTGCCACGTATTTCGCCCTTAGTGGAGAAGGTTTGTTGACTTTGAAAGACCCCGAAACTATTATAAAACAAAGGACCAAGACCGGTATAAATTCGGTGGAATTGAGAGTAGAGGGAGAGAAGATAAAGAGGGCTGCAATCACGTTGGCAAAACCGACATATCTCGATCTGGAAATAAACTCGACATTAGTCTCAAGGTTCCTGGGACTTGCTGCTGAAGACATAACCGCGACAGGCCTGTCCATGGATGTCATTTCAACCGGCTTCTATGATCTTGTTATTCCCCTCCGTTCACTGAAAGACATGCGTAACATAAAACCCAACTTCTCTTTGATGGATAGTTACTGTGTCCGTCTCGGGATCAGCGGGGTGATTGTATTCTGCCTCCAGAAATTCGATGTCGAGAGCACGGCTTTCATGCGTCATTTTACACCGTCGATAGGTGTCAATGAGAATTCTATTTCTGGTTTGGCCGCTGGCACTCTGGGGTGCTATCTAATTAAGCATAAACTGGTCGATGACACAAATTTCTCCCGCATGATTATCGAGCAGGGTCATTTGCAGCAAAAACAGGGCAAGGTATATGTGCACATCGAGACGACGCGCGGTCAGATATACCGTGTAAAGATCGGGGGTAATGCGGTGCTCACGTGCACTGGCTATATCATCGCTCCTTCATAG